Proteins found in one Candidatus Eremiobacterota bacterium genomic segment:
- a CDS encoding branched-chain amino acid ABC transporter permease encodes MTTARPHLIALVALVALGLLAVLGLRDAVVLDLIFTLLLYAVLGQSWNWISGYAGNISFGHAIFFGCGAYAAALCVTHGLSPWLAFPAGAVAAALLALVTGFPTLGLRGHYFSIATIAVAALVDAFVRNTPWFGRANGFELPIASGWAALQFAEKGPYVLLALVLFAAVQLATIALERSRLGYYLRALRANHAAAASVGIDERRFKLIAFAWSAAMAAAAGVLYAQYTLFVDPPSTLALAISIDIALIGVVGGIGTLWGPAAGALVYVVLAKAVALRLGGAGKGYDLVIYGAIICLIAALRPHGIVGTIVDALRRRRGAVATVPAAVLATILAFLFVPGHASAADSPIDTALAKRAWAERQAACDSDRGAFWGISLCGPQLFVDPQTHTAVANRDTPSLHATQRDGVWVGTLPASFPTSNTAITLDGERWSMVMWPLPNDPIERRILVVHESWHRIQDQLRLPMANPSNDHLETADGRYWLELEWRALARAATMTGTARRTAVADALAFRAARFRRFPGAAATENALMINEGLAEYTGVALTTPAADRAVRVVERLLSGRQRSSFVRSFAYASGPAYGTLLDWAAPGWRRGLRGGADLGALLARAYGVEADASAASRRATAYDDGSLRFAEDARAARIAARISRYRAQFVDGPVLRIPLRDAQYSFDPNYVSPVPGAGSVYGNFELRGWFGELEAPDGALITPEPVRAVVAAPPNLTTTSTAAWKLTLAPGCALVPDVRPGDMTVRCGR; translated from the coding sequence ATGACGACGGCGCGCCCGCATCTCATCGCGCTCGTCGCGCTCGTCGCGCTCGGGCTGCTCGCGGTGCTCGGGCTGCGCGACGCCGTCGTGCTCGATCTGATCTTCACGCTGCTGCTGTACGCGGTGCTGGGGCAGTCGTGGAACTGGATCAGCGGCTACGCGGGGAACATCTCGTTCGGGCACGCGATCTTCTTCGGCTGCGGCGCGTACGCGGCAGCGCTGTGCGTGACGCACGGGCTCTCGCCGTGGCTGGCGTTCCCGGCCGGCGCGGTCGCCGCGGCGCTGCTGGCGCTCGTCACGGGCTTTCCGACACTCGGCTTGCGCGGGCACTACTTCTCGATCGCCACGATCGCGGTCGCGGCGCTGGTCGACGCGTTCGTGCGGAACACGCCGTGGTTCGGGCGCGCGAACGGCTTCGAGCTGCCGATCGCCTCAGGCTGGGCGGCGCTGCAGTTTGCGGAGAAGGGACCGTACGTGCTGCTCGCGCTCGTGCTGTTCGCAGCGGTGCAGCTCGCTACGATCGCGCTGGAGCGCTCGCGGCTCGGTTATTATCTTCGCGCGCTGCGCGCGAATCACGCTGCCGCGGCGTCGGTGGGGATCGACGAGCGGCGCTTCAAGCTGATCGCGTTCGCCTGGTCCGCGGCGATGGCCGCGGCAGCGGGCGTGCTGTACGCGCAGTACACGCTGTTCGTCGATCCGCCCTCGACCCTGGCGCTCGCGATCTCGATCGACATCGCGCTGATCGGCGTCGTCGGCGGGATCGGAACGCTGTGGGGGCCGGCGGCCGGCGCGCTGGTCTACGTCGTGCTGGCCAAGGCGGTCGCGCTGCGGCTCGGCGGCGCGGGAAAGGGATACGATCTCGTGATTTACGGTGCCATCATCTGCCTGATCGCCGCGCTACGCCCGCACGGAATCGTGGGAACGATCGTCGACGCGCTGCGCCGCCGCCGCGGGGCGGTCGCTACCGTGCCGGCGGCGGTGCTTGCGACGATACTTGCGTTCCTGTTCGTCCCGGGTCACGCGTCCGCCGCCGATTCGCCGATCGACACCGCGCTCGCAAAGCGCGCCTGGGCCGAGCGGCAGGCGGCGTGCGATAGCGACCGCGGCGCGTTTTGGGGCATCTCGCTGTGCGGGCCGCAGTTGTTCGTCGACCCGCAAACGCATACCGCGGTCGCAAATCGCGATACGCCGTCGCTGCATGCCACACAGCGGGATGGGGTGTGGGTCGGGACGCTTCCGGCGTCGTTCCCCACCTCGAACACCGCGATCACGCTCGACGGCGAGCGGTGGTCGATGGTGATGTGGCCGCTTCCGAACGACCCGATCGAGCGGCGCATTCTCGTGGTTCACGAGTCGTGGCACCGCATCCAGGACCAGCTGCGCCTTCCGATGGCCAATCCGTCCAACGACCACCTCGAGACCGCCGACGGGCGGTACTGGCTCGAGCTGGAATGGCGCGCGCTTGCGCGTGCCGCGACGATGACCGGCACGGCGCGCCGTACGGCGGTCGCCGACGCGCTCGCCTTCCGCGCGGCGCGCTTTCGCCGCTTTCCCGGCGCTGCCGCAACCGAGAACGCGCTCATGATCAACGAAGGGCTCGCCGAGTACACCGGCGTCGCGCTGACCACGCCGGCGGCCGATCGCGCCGTGCGCGTCGTCGAGCGACTGCTCAGCGGACGGCAGCGCTCGAGCTTCGTGCGTTCCTTCGCGTACGCGTCGGGGCCGGCGTACGGGACGCTGCTCGACTGGGCTGCGCCCGGCTGGCGCCGCGGGCTGCGCGGCGGTGCTGATCTCGGCGCGCTGCTCGCTCGCGCGTACGGCGTCGAAGCCGACGCGTCCGCGGCGAGCCGGCGCGCAACGGCGTACGACGACGGCAGCCTGCGGTTCGCCGAAGACGCGCGCGCCGCGCGCATCGCGGCCCGCATTTCGCGGTATCGAGCGCAGTTCGTCGACGGGCCGGTACTGCGAATTCCACTGCGCGACGCGCAATATTCGTTCGACCCGAATTACGTCAGCCCCGTGCCGGGAGCAGGCAGCGTGTACGGCAATTTCGAGCTGCGCGGCTGGTTCGGTGAGCTGGAAGCGCCGGATGGCGCGCTGATCACGCCGGAGCCGGTGAGGGCGGTCGTCGCGGCGCCGCCGAACCTTACGACGACGTCGACGGCGGCCTGGAAGCTGACCCTTGCGCCGGGCTGCGCGCTCGTCCCGGATGTGCGCCCCGGCGACATGACGGTGCGCTGCGGGCGATGA
- a CDS encoding ABC transporter ATP-binding protein, whose product MSEPVLRVRGLAKRFGSLRALDGVELEVAEGSLAGLIGPNGAGKTTAFGCIAGASKPSAGSITFRGREIAGTAYHRVAALGITRTYQVVQTFADMTVLEATTTGALLRHPRLRDAVAHAEEVLAFVGLAEKRYRLGRALTIADKKRLEVARALATEPSLLLLDEVMAGLTPAECRDAVELLRRILARGITVLMVEHVMEVLMPIAEHVVVIAAGKTIFSGTAADAVRDPRVVEVYLGSPLEHGEIAGTS is encoded by the coding sequence ATGAGCGAGCCGGTGCTGCGCGTGCGCGGGCTCGCCAAGCGCTTCGGCTCGCTGCGCGCGCTCGACGGCGTCGAGCTCGAGGTCGCCGAGGGTTCACTCGCCGGGCTGATCGGTCCGAACGGCGCGGGGAAGACGACGGCGTTCGGCTGCATCGCCGGCGCCTCTAAGCCCAGCGCCGGTAGCATCACGTTTCGTGGGCGCGAGATCGCAGGCACGGCGTACCATCGCGTCGCCGCGCTCGGGATCACGCGGACGTATCAAGTCGTGCAGACGTTCGCCGACATGACCGTGCTCGAGGCGACGACCACCGGCGCGCTGTTGCGCCACCCGCGCCTGCGCGACGCCGTTGCGCATGCCGAAGAAGTGCTGGCGTTCGTCGGCTTGGCCGAGAAGCGCTATCGGCTCGGCCGCGCGCTGACGATCGCCGACAAGAAGCGGCTCGAGGTGGCGCGCGCGCTCGCCACCGAACCGTCGCTGCTGCTCCTCGACGAGGTGATGGCCGGCCTCACGCCCGCGGAGTGCCGCGACGCGGTCGAGCTGCTGCGCCGCATCCTCGCGCGCGGGATCACCGTGCTGATGGTCGAGCACGTGATGGAAGTCCTCATGCCGATCGCCGAGCACGTCGTCGTCATCGCCGCCGGCAAGACGATCTTCAGCGGAACGGCCGCCGATGCCGTGCGCGATCCGCGCGTCGTCGAAGTTTACCTCGGCTCGCCGCTCGAACACGGCGAGATAGCGGGCACGTCATGA
- a CDS encoding ABC transporter ATP-binding protein — MLEIDGLAVAYDGMRALQDVSLRAEAGTIVALVGANGAGKTSLLRAISGLARASQGTIRFGGADITRMAPHRIVRLGIAHVPEGRRVFASATVRDNLLLGAFVDPDAARRAARLDAAFAAFRILRERLDQRAATLSGGEQQMLAIARGTMSGPRLLMLDEPSLGIAPKLIPQIYAGIRAIAANGTTVLLVEQNVREALAVADTAYVLQTGRVVLHGAAHDLIGDPLVQEAFLGISVA, encoded by the coding sequence CTGCTGGAGATCGACGGCCTTGCCGTGGCGTACGACGGGATGCGCGCGCTGCAGGACGTCTCGTTGCGCGCGGAGGCGGGAACGATCGTCGCGCTGGTCGGCGCGAACGGCGCCGGAAAGACGTCGCTCCTTCGCGCGATCAGCGGCCTCGCGCGCGCATCGCAAGGCACGATTCGCTTCGGCGGCGCCGACATCACCCGCATGGCCCCGCACCGCATCGTGCGGCTTGGCATCGCACACGTCCCGGAAGGCCGCCGCGTCTTCGCGTCGGCTACCGTCCGCGACAACCTGCTGCTAGGCGCGTTCGTCGACCCCGATGCGGCGCGCCGCGCGGCTCGCTTAGACGCCGCATTCGCCGCATTCCGGATCTTGCGCGAGCGCCTCGATCAGCGTGCCGCGACGCTCTCGGGCGGCGAGCAGCAGATGCTCGCGATCGCGCGCGGCACCATGAGCGGGCCGCGGCTGCTGATGCTCGACGAGCCGTCGCTGGGGATCGCCCCGAAGCTGATTCCGCAAATCTACGCGGGCATCCGCGCGATCGCCGCGAACGGCACGACGGTGCTGCTGGTCGAACAGAACGTGCGCGAGGCGCTCGCCGTCGCCGACACCGCGTACGTGCTGCAAACCGGCCGGGTCGTTCTGCACGGCGCCGCGCACGACCTGATCGGAGATCCGCTGGTGCAAGAAGCGTTCCTGGGAATCAGCGTCGCGTGA
- a CDS encoding DUF4386 family protein produces MSVRFRGRLTGAVYLAYFVLAVGAQALVGHVASGVSTGANVVATLCYAVLVILLYGLFLPQSPTRSGIAALVGIAGCVVTILALFNALPRQVSPLLFFGPYCAIIGYLIVASGFVPRAIGLLLVLAGMGWVAFAAGLLPAPATKAVEALGILAEAALMIWLLAAGIDMTRWNALVEVASDDASSSGEPA; encoded by the coding sequence TTGTCCGTCCGCTTCCGCGGCCGGCTCACGGGCGCCGTGTACCTCGCGTACTTCGTGCTGGCGGTCGGCGCGCAGGCCCTCGTCGGCCATGTCGCTTCGGGCGTGAGCACCGGTGCGAATGTCGTCGCGACGCTGTGCTACGCCGTGCTCGTGATCTTGCTGTACGGCCTGTTCTTGCCGCAGAGCCCGACGCGATCGGGCATCGCCGCGCTGGTCGGGATAGCGGGGTGCGTCGTGACCATTCTGGCGCTCTTCAACGCGCTTCCGCGCCAGGTGAGCCCGCTGTTGTTCTTCGGGCCGTACTGTGCGATCATCGGCTACCTCATCGTGGCGTCCGGCTTCGTCCCACGCGCGATCGGCTTGCTGCTGGTCTTGGCTGGGATGGGATGGGTCGCGTTCGCCGCGGGTCTGCTGCCGGCGCCGGCGACGAAGGCCGTCGAGGCGCTCGGCATCCTCGCCGAGGCCGCGCTGATGATCTGGCTGCTCGCGGCCGGGATCGACATGACGCGCTGGAACGCGCTCGTCGAGGTGGCGAGCGACGACGCTTCCTCCTCGGGAGAGCCGGCATGA
- a CDS encoding hydantoinase/oxoprolinase family protein: MTWRAGVDIGGTFTDLVALADDGRLIRHKVSSTPRAPEDGLLEALRALLGEVAAGEIALVAHASTIATNALLGQVHLELPRVAFITTEGFRDVLEIGRQNRSAIYDLNVTRPKPLARREDRLVVRERRTHDGGVLRALDTESVGAAVATIEQRGIKAVAVGLLHADVDGSHEREVAEALKAAVPDVEVSLSSEIDPQYREYERFSTTVVNAALAPIVYAYLERVARGVRAAGVQAPIFVMRSDGGMAALKSASRRPATLIESGPASGVIGAAYVGRALGIDNVLSFDMGGTTAKAGTVFRGVPEISASFEAAGATHSGRSVKGSGYPVRFPFVDLAEVSAGGGTIAWIDAAGTLRVGPLSAGADPGPACYGSGDKPTVTDANVVLRRLNPRALLDGAFPIDADRSRTAVESVAAPVGGDVERAAAGIVALVDAAMAKVLRIVSVERGHDPRDFTLLAFGGGGPLHACAVAADIGVARVVVPPMPGVFSAYGLLAADVRVTAVRSIVAPAGDQTWTRTRKLFDALAREGDAALGDQGVAKADRSFLRELDLRYVGQSTELVVTAPKSLEDAVEAFHVRHEQRYGFAARQDPVEIVTARVVGIGTTPKPRLIAAAAPAKRAPEQRALRERREVFDGNTFVETPVYARALLRPGDAFEGPAVAEQYDATTYVAPSWSARVDPFGNLVLENAR; encoded by the coding sequence ATGACGTGGCGCGCCGGCGTGGACATCGGTGGAACTTTCACCGATCTGGTCGCGCTGGCCGACGACGGGCGGCTGATTCGGCACAAGGTTTCCTCGACGCCGCGGGCGCCGGAAGACGGGCTGCTCGAGGCGTTGCGCGCGCTGCTCGGCGAGGTGGCAGCGGGTGAGATCGCGCTTGTCGCACATGCCAGCACCATCGCGACGAACGCGCTGCTGGGCCAGGTGCATTTGGAACTGCCGCGCGTCGCGTTCATCACGACCGAAGGGTTTCGCGACGTGCTGGAGATCGGGCGGCAGAACCGCAGCGCGATCTACGACCTCAACGTCACCCGGCCGAAACCGCTGGCAAGGCGTGAAGACCGGCTCGTCGTACGCGAGCGGCGCACGCACGACGGAGGCGTCCTGCGCGCGCTCGATACGGAGAGCGTCGGCGCGGCCGTCGCGACGATCGAGCAACGCGGGATCAAGGCCGTCGCCGTCGGGTTGCTGCATGCCGACGTGGACGGCTCGCACGAGCGCGAAGTCGCCGAAGCGCTGAAGGCTGCGGTGCCTGACGTCGAGGTGTCGCTTTCGTCGGAGATCGATCCGCAGTACCGCGAGTACGAACGGTTCTCGACGACCGTCGTCAATGCTGCGCTGGCGCCGATCGTGTATGCGTACCTCGAGCGCGTTGCTCGTGGCGTGCGGGCGGCAGGCGTGCAGGCGCCGATCTTCGTGATGCGATCCGACGGCGGGATGGCGGCGCTCAAGTCGGCTTCGCGGCGGCCGGCGACGCTGATCGAGAGCGGGCCGGCAAGCGGCGTCATCGGTGCCGCGTACGTCGGACGAGCGCTCGGAATCGACAACGTGCTCTCGTTCGACATGGGTGGCACGACTGCGAAAGCAGGCACCGTCTTTCGCGGTGTTCCGGAGATCAGCGCGTCGTTCGAAGCGGCCGGTGCCACGCACAGCGGTCGTTCCGTCAAGGGCAGCGGCTATCCGGTGCGGTTTCCCTTCGTCGATCTCGCCGAGGTCAGCGCCGGCGGTGGCACGATCGCGTGGATCGATGCCGCCGGAACGTTGCGCGTCGGGCCGCTCTCGGCCGGTGCTGATCCCGGTCCGGCCTGTTACGGCAGCGGCGACAAGCCGACCGTTACCGACGCGAACGTCGTGCTGCGCCGGTTGAACCCGCGCGCGCTGCTCGACGGCGCGTTCCCGATCGACGCCGATCGTTCGCGCACCGCCGTGGAGTCGGTCGCCGCGCCGGTCGGCGGTGACGTCGAGCGCGCGGCGGCGGGAATCGTCGCGCTGGTCGACGCCGCGATGGCGAAGGTGCTGCGGATTGTCTCGGTCGAGCGTGGGCACGATCCGCGTGACTTCACGCTGCTGGCCTTCGGCGGCGGCGGTCCGCTGCACGCGTGCGCCGTCGCGGCCGACATCGGCGTCGCGCGCGTCGTCGTCCCACCGATGCCGGGCGTGTTCTCGGCGTACGGTCTGCTCGCGGCCGACGTGCGCGTCACCGCGGTCCGCTCGATCGTCGCGCCGGCCGGCGACCAGACGTGGACGCGCACGCGCAAGCTGTTCGACGCGCTCGCGCGCGAAGGCGACGCCGCGCTCGGCGATCAAGGCGTCGCGAAAGCCGACCGCAGCTTCCTGCGCGAGCTCGACTTGCGCTACGTCGGCCAGTCGACCGAGCTCGTCGTCACTGCACCGAAGTCGCTCGAGGACGCGGTCGAAGCGTTCCACGTGCGCCACGAACAGCGCTACGGCTTTGCCGCGCGCCAGGATCCGGTGGAGATCGTCACGGCGCGCGTCGTCGGCATCGGCACGACGCCGAAGCCGCGGCTCATCGCCGCCGCCGCGCCGGCGAAACGCGCGCCGGAGCAGCGCGCATTGCGCGAGCGCCGCGAGGTCTTCGACGGAAATACTTTCGTCGAGACGCCGGTGTACGCGCGCGCGCTGCTGCGCCCGGGCGATGCGTTCGAGGGGCCGGCCGTCGCCGAACAGTACGACGCGACGACGTACGTCGCGCCGAGCTGGAGCGCCCGCGTCGACCCGTTCGGCAACCTCGTTCTGGAGAACGCCCGATGA